CGGCGTCCACCGTGGAGATCGTCGACGAGGCGGCGCAGGGCCTCGATTTCCTCCTCCGTCGCCGGAGCGGAGCGAAAAAGGGTCGAGACGACCGAAAGACGGTCGCCCCCGAACACGCGCGCGACGAGCCGCCGCAGCACGCCGTCGATCGCTCCCGCCGAGGTCTCCGAGGCCCGGTAGAGGAAGGCTTTTCCGGCCGGAGCAGGTCTCCGCGCGACCAGCCGCTTCGCCTCGAGACGCCGCAGCAGCGTCACGACGGAGGAATGGGAGAGCGGCCTCGATTCCCGCAGGACCGTCCGGATCGTCCGGGCGTCCATCTCTCCGCGTTCCCGGAGAGCGGCGAGCACTTCGAGCTCGGCTTCCGGCGGCGTCTTCGCCGATCTCGTTTCATTCCCCGCGCGGGGGCCGAATCCTGACATCTGTCGATATAGACGACGACCCACCGAAAAGGTTTCGGTCCCGGCGGGGGTCAGCGAACGTCGAGGGCGGAGGAACCTCCGGTCCGGACCCGGATCGCGCCCGGCAGCACGGAAAAAGCGACGGGGAAATCGGGACGGCGGATCTCGCCGTCGGCATGGGCATAGAGGGAACGGTCCGCCGAGACGGTGAAGGCGACGCCTCGAACGAACGTCGCCTTCGGATGGCGGCGATGGTCTCCGGTGAGGGCCTTCGGAAGGGTCGCGAGGGTCCTCAGCCGGCCGAGCGCTCCGAACAGGCACGCATCGAGGAGGCCGTCGTCCGCGCGGGCGTCCGGCGTCAGAAGAAATCCTCCCCCGCACGACGGACCGTTCCCGATCGCGCAGAGGAGCGCCGGCTCCTCCCGGCGGAATCCTTCCGCGGACAGGGTCAGGAGGGGCGGCTCGAAGGTGGCGATCGTCGCGACGGCCGAGAGCAGATAGGCGGGGAGGCCCCGCAGCCGCGTGAACTCCTTCGACCGCGCGGCCGCCGCACCGTCGAGGCCGATCCCCACGCCATTGAAGAACAACTCACCGGCGAAGACGCCGAGATCGATTCGCTTCTCGGTACCGCGGCAGGCGACGTCGACCGCGGCCGCGAGGAGCCGGGGCGACCCGATCGTCCGCGCGGCGTCGTTGCCGCCGCCCCCCGGGAGGAAGGCGAGCACGCCGCGCCCGCCGCTCGCGCCGAGCGCCTGAACGACTTCGTGCACGGTG
This genomic interval from Thermoanaerobaculia bacterium contains the following:
- a CDS encoding BlaI/MecI/CopY family transcriptional regulator → MSGFGPRAGNETRSAKTPPEAELEVLAALRERGEMDARTIRTVLRESRPLSHSSVVTLLRRLEAKRLVARRPAPAGKAFLYRASETSAGAIDGVLRRLVARVFGGDRLSVVSTLFRSAPATEEEIEALRRLVDDLHGGRRRRK
- a CDS encoding diacylglycerol kinase family protein; amino-acid sequence: MNAPIRVVLNPAAGNGRARSEAPAVSRRLRELGAEFEIVRTLAPGHATELARDFAAKEPDGVVAVLGGDGTVHEVVQALGASGGRGVLAFLPGGGGNDAARTIGSPRLLAAAVDVACRGTEKRIDLGVFAGELFFNGVGIGLDGAAAARSKEFTRLRGLPAYLLSAVATIATFEPPLLTLSAEGFRREEPALLCAIGNGPSCGGGFLLTPDARADDGLLDACLFGALGRLRTLATLPKALTGDHRRHPKATFVRGVAFTVSADRSLYAHADGEIRRPDFPVAFSVLPGAIRVRTGGSSALDVR